In Pseudomonas putida, a genomic segment contains:
- a CDS encoding 2Fe-2S iron-sulfur cluster-binding protein produces the protein MNSLTRLPAPMGLLIDRERPVQFSFDGQPCQGYTGDSIASALLGNGRWLLSRSFKYHRPRGPLSLAGQDANTLVQLPDEPNVLADMQAACDGQVVEGQNFNGSLANDRDAYLGKFSRFMPVGFYYRSFYKPKGMWKVWEPLIRKKAGLGVLDLTFKPQYHDKAYLFVDVAVIGAGPAGLRAALDAANAGAKVLLVEQQPVLGGSLTYARFDIAGTRAGQLRERLLAEVEGHPNIQVLLEATCNGWFTDNYLPVIQHRRMYKVRATRCLVAAGSFDQPVVFRNNDLPGVMLTSAAQRLMKLYAVKPGQRAVILTGHDDGYLAALDLQEQGVAIAALVDMRAAPADSALASELKRRDIPLHLGSTVYEALHEAGMRHVSGVDIRPITGQGKVGEHGLRLACDLLCMSAGYMPVYQLLCQAGGKLAYDVNRDEFTLANLPAGLDIAGSVNGHHQLDNVLADAARGAAQALTALGLQAPEVPTLGAEARVNFPWPIFPHPKGKDFVDFDEDLQVRDIVNATRSGYRDVQLVKRFSTVGMGPSQGRHSALPTARLVAQATGRSIGETGVTTARPPFQAEKLAHVAGRAFDPYRQTPMHQRHVQAGAKMMPAGIWQRPAYYGAADQRERCMQEEARHVREKVGLIDVSTLGGLDVRGPDAAELLERLYTFGFAKLAVGRTRYALMTNEHGVVIDDGVCARLAEQHFYVTATTSGVDRIYQQMLKWNAQWRLDVDITNVTAALAAVNLAGPLSRQVLAKVCEGVDLSAEAFPYLGVRLGKVAGIAARILRVGFVGELGYEVHVPARHAERLWDALMQAGAGLGIRPFGVETQRLLRLEKGHVIISQDTDGMTHPAEIDMQWAIGRKKPFFVGKRSIEILEAQPLKRKLVGFTLPKGSAQPLEGHLVLDGADISGNVTSCEYSQTLGQIIGLAYAGAHQATPGMHIPIRVEGGAMVNAKVVQLPFFDPDNSRQEL, from the coding sequence GACCGCGAGCGGCCCGTGCAGTTTTCCTTCGACGGCCAGCCTTGCCAGGGCTATACCGGTGACAGCATCGCCAGTGCCCTGCTCGGCAATGGCCGCTGGCTGCTGTCGCGCTCGTTCAAGTACCACCGCCCACGCGGTCCGCTGAGCCTCGCCGGGCAGGACGCCAATACCCTGGTGCAACTGCCCGACGAACCCAACGTACTGGCCGACATGCAGGCCGCTTGCGATGGCCAGGTGGTCGAAGGGCAGAACTTCAATGGCAGCCTGGCCAACGACCGCGATGCCTACCTGGGCAAGTTCTCGCGCTTCATGCCGGTTGGCTTCTACTACCGGTCGTTCTACAAGCCCAAGGGCATGTGGAAGGTGTGGGAGCCGCTGATCCGCAAGAAGGCCGGCCTCGGTGTACTCGACCTGACCTTCAAGCCGCAGTATCACGACAAGGCCTATCTGTTCGTCGATGTCGCCGTGATCGGCGCAGGCCCTGCTGGCCTGCGCGCCGCATTGGATGCAGCCAACGCCGGGGCCAAGGTGCTGCTGGTCGAGCAGCAGCCAGTGCTCGGCGGCTCGCTCACCTACGCCCGCTTCGACATCGCCGGCACCCGCGCTGGCCAGTTGCGCGAGCGACTGCTGGCGGAGGTCGAGGGCCATCCGAACATCCAGGTCTTGCTGGAAGCCACCTGCAATGGCTGGTTCACCGACAACTACCTGCCGGTGATCCAGCACCGGCGCATGTACAAGGTGCGCGCCACACGCTGCCTGGTGGCCGCAGGCTCGTTCGACCAGCCGGTGGTGTTTCGCAACAACGACCTGCCTGGGGTGATGCTGACCAGCGCCGCCCAGCGCCTGATGAAACTGTACGCGGTCAAACCTGGCCAACGCGCGGTGATCCTCACCGGTCACGATGACGGCTACCTGGCAGCGCTCGACCTGCAGGAGCAAGGCGTGGCTATCGCCGCCCTGGTCGACATGCGCGCCGCCCCCGCTGACAGCGCGCTGGCCAGCGAGCTCAAGCGCCGCGACATTCCCCTGCACCTGGGCAGCACGGTGTACGAAGCCCTGCATGAAGCTGGCATGCGCCATGTCAGCGGCGTCGACATCCGCCCGATCACCGGCCAAGGCAAGGTCGGCGAGCATGGCCTGCGCCTGGCTTGCGACCTGCTGTGCATGTCGGCCGGCTACATGCCGGTCTATCAGTTGCTGTGCCAGGCGGGCGGCAAGCTCGCCTACGACGTCAACCGCGACGAATTCACCCTCGCCAACCTGCCCGCAGGGCTGGATATCGCAGGCTCCGTGAACGGCCACCACCAGCTCGACAACGTCCTCGCCGACGCCGCCCGTGGCGCCGCGCAGGCATTGACCGCCCTGGGCTTGCAGGCCCCGGAAGTGCCGACGCTCGGCGCCGAGGCCAGGGTCAACTTCCCGTGGCCGATCTTCCCCCACCCCAAGGGCAAGGATTTCGTCGACTTCGACGAAGACCTGCAAGTACGCGACATCGTCAACGCCACCCGCAGTGGCTATCGGGACGTGCAACTGGTCAAGCGTTTCTCCACGGTCGGCATGGGCCCATCCCAGGGCCGCCACTCGGCCCTGCCGACCGCGCGCCTGGTGGCCCAGGCCACTGGCCGCAGCATCGGTGAAACCGGCGTGACCACGGCACGCCCGCCGTTCCAGGCGGAAAAGCTCGCGCATGTCGCCGGACGTGCCTTCGACCCCTACCGGCAGACGCCGATGCACCAGCGTCACGTGCAGGCAGGGGCGAAGATGATGCCCGCCGGTATCTGGCAACGCCCGGCGTACTATGGCGCTGCCGACCAACGCGAGCGCTGCATGCAGGAAGAGGCCCGGCATGTGCGGGAAAAAGTCGGCCTGATCGATGTGTCCACCCTCGGCGGCCTGGATGTGCGCGGCCCCGATGCCGCCGAGCTGCTCGAGCGCCTGTACACCTTCGGCTTCGCCAAGCTGGCCGTCGGCCGCACCCGCTATGCGCTGATGACCAACGAACACGGCGTGGTGATCGACGACGGCGTCTGCGCCCGCCTGGCAGAGCAGCACTTCTATGTCACTGCCACCACCAGTGGCGTCGATCGTATCTACCAGCAGATGCTCAAGTGGAACGCCCAGTGGCGCCTGGACGTCGACATCACCAACGTCACCGCTGCCCTGGCTGCCGTCAACCTCGCCGGACCGCTGTCGCGCCAGGTGCTGGCCAAGGTTTGCGAAGGTGTGGACCTGTCGGCCGAGGCCTTCCCCTACCTGGGCGTGCGCCTGGGCAAGGTGGCAGGCATTGCCGCGCGCATCCTGCGGGTCGGCTTCGTCGGTGAACTGGGCTACGAGGTGCACGTGCCGGCACGCCATGCCGAGCGCCTGTGGGATGCGCTGATGCAAGCCGGCGCTGGCCTGGGCATCCGCCCGTTCGGGGTCGAGACCCAGCGCCTGCTGCGCCTGGAAAAGGGCCATGTGATCATCAGCCAGGACACCGATGGCATGACCCACCCGGCGGAAATCGACATGCAGTGGGCCATCGGCCGCAAGAAGCCATTCTTCGTCGGCAAGCGCTCCATCGAGATCCTCGAGGCACAACCACTCAAGCGCAAGCTGGTCGGCTTCACCCTGCCCAAGGGCAGCGCGCAGCCCCTGGAAGGTCACCTAGTGCTCGACGGTGCGGACATCTCTGGCAACGTCACCTCCTGCGAGTACTCCCAGACCCTGGGGCAGATCATCGGTCTGGCCTATGCCGGCGCCCACCAGGCCACGCCCGGCATGCACATTCCGATCCGCGTGGAAGGCGGCGCGATGGTCAATGCCAAGGTGGTGCAACTGCCCTTCTTCGATCCCGACAACTCGCGCCAGGAGCTCTGA